One stretch of Pandoraea oxalativorans DNA includes these proteins:
- the queF gene encoding NADPH-dependent 7-cyano-7-deazaguanine reductase QueF (Catalyzes the NADPH-dependent reduction of 7-cyano-7-deazaguanine (preQ0) to 7-aminomethyl-7-deazaguanine (preQ1) in queuosine biosynthesis), which translates to MTTPEQSSLGKEVAYTEQYDPSQLFPIARAPARAEIGVPDVLPFFGADIWNGYELSWLNEKGKPQIALLTAMVPADSPFIIESKSFKLYLGSFAQTKLANVDAARALIQQDLSEAAGAPVQVRLVEPSGFAKLELDELDGLLVDRLDIDTDIYVPDASLLTAAFDEAPVDETLVSNLLKSNCPVTGQPDWGSLQIRYVGPPINQEGLLKYVISYRRHTGFHEQCVEGIFMDIMRQCKPTQLAVYARYTRRGGLDINPFRTNFTLPMPDNARTARQ; encoded by the coding sequence ATGACCACGCCTGAACAATCCTCGCTCGGCAAGGAAGTTGCCTACACCGAGCAATACGACCCGTCCCAACTCTTTCCGATCGCCCGCGCACCCGCACGTGCGGAAATCGGCGTACCCGACGTTCTGCCGTTCTTCGGCGCGGACATCTGGAACGGCTACGAACTCTCGTGGCTCAACGAAAAGGGCAAGCCGCAAATCGCGCTACTGACCGCCATGGTGCCGGCCGATTCGCCGTTCATCATCGAGTCGAAATCGTTCAAGCTGTATCTCGGCTCGTTCGCGCAGACGAAGCTGGCAAATGTCGACGCCGCGCGTGCCCTGATTCAGCAAGACCTGTCGGAAGCCGCAGGCGCGCCGGTCCAGGTGCGACTCGTCGAGCCGAGCGGCTTTGCCAAGCTCGAACTCGACGAACTCGACGGCTTGCTCGTCGACCGGCTCGACATCGACACCGACATCTACGTGCCGGATGCGTCGCTGCTCACCGCCGCGTTCGACGAAGCCCCCGTGGACGAAACGCTCGTGTCCAACCTGCTCAAATCGAACTGCCCGGTCACCGGCCAGCCCGACTGGGGCAGCTTGCAGATCCGCTACGTCGGCCCGCCGATCAATCAGGAAGGCTTGCTCAAGTACGTGATTTCGTACCGGCGTCATACCGGTTTTCACGAGCAATGCGTGGAAGGGATCTTCATGGACATCATGCGTCAGTGCAAGCCGACCCAGCTGGCGGTCTACGCCCGCTACACGCGACGCGGTGGCCTCGACATCAACCCGTTCCGTACCAACTTCACGTTGCCGATGCCCGACAACGCACGTACGGCACGTCAGTAA
- a CDS encoding 5'-nucleotidase yields MPITLENKLVVAISSRALFDFEEENRVFDAGVASGDDQSYMQYQLDRLDTPAPAGVAFPLVQKLLAFNQGGDTSGVSGANGANGASGAGDTKDGHRVEVVVLSRNDPVSGMRVFRSARQLDLKIERGVFTRGRDPFGYLNALGAHLFLSANERDVRGALAAGFPAARVYPDSAKKAELHPDEIRIAFDGDAVLFSDEAEQVFQRNGLDAFQQHEIERAATPLPPGPFKPLLLALHRLQTLAGHEVPVKIRTALVTARSAPAHERAIRTLMDWKIDIDEAMFLGGLDKGAFLREFEPDFFFDDQTRHCESAARVSPTGHVISGIANHDHA; encoded by the coding sequence ATGCCCATCACGCTCGAGAACAAACTCGTTGTCGCGATCTCGTCGCGCGCGCTGTTCGACTTCGAAGAAGAGAACCGCGTGTTCGATGCGGGCGTGGCGAGCGGCGACGATCAGTCGTACATGCAGTATCAGCTCGACCGCCTCGACACGCCCGCGCCGGCGGGTGTCGCCTTCCCGCTCGTGCAGAAGCTGCTCGCGTTCAATCAGGGCGGGGATACCAGTGGCGTCAGCGGTGCGAATGGCGCCAATGGCGCCAGCGGTGCCGGTGACACGAAAGACGGACATCGCGTGGAAGTCGTGGTGCTCTCACGCAACGATCCCGTGAGCGGCATGCGCGTGTTCCGCTCGGCGCGACAGCTCGATCTCAAGATCGAGCGCGGCGTCTTCACGCGCGGACGTGACCCATTCGGCTACCTCAACGCACTGGGGGCACATCTGTTCCTGTCGGCGAACGAGCGCGATGTGCGCGGCGCGCTTGCCGCCGGTTTCCCGGCCGCACGCGTGTATCCGGACTCTGCGAAAAAAGCCGAATTGCATCCCGACGAAATCCGCATCGCTTTCGACGGCGATGCGGTGCTCTTCTCCGACGAGGCGGAGCAGGTCTTCCAGCGCAACGGCCTCGACGCCTTCCAGCAGCACGAAATCGAGCGCGCCGCCACGCCGTTGCCCCCCGGCCCGTTCAAGCCGCTGTTGCTCGCGCTGCACCGATTGCAAACCCTCGCAGGCCATGAAGTGCCGGTCAAAATCCGCACCGCGCTTGTCACCGCGCGCTCGGCCCCGGCGCACGAGCGGGCCATTCGCACGCTGATGGACTGGAAAATCGACATCGACGAGGCGATGTTCCTGGGCGGGCTGGACAAAGGCGCATTCCTGCGCGAGTTCGAGCCCGATTTCTTCTTCGACGATCAGACACGCCACTGCGAATCGGCGGCCCGCGTCTCCCCGACCGGTCACGTCATCAGTGGCATCGCCAATCATGACCACGCCTGA
- the ilvA gene encoding threonine ammonia-lyase, biosynthetic, translating into MSDAAPDYLKKILTAKVYDVAFESELEPARTLSMRLHNRIYLKREDNQTVFSFKIRGAYNKMANLSEAERERGVLTASAGNHAQGVAYSAARLGCKAVIVMPVTTPQVKIDAVKTHGGRAVEVVLAGDSYSDAYAHAMTLQAERGLTFVPPFDDPDVIAGQGTIGMEILRQHQGPLHAIFVPIGGGGLAAGIAAYVKAVRPEIKVIGVQSVDSDAMAQSIHAGERVLLNDVGLFADGTAVKYVGEETFRLCSEHLDEVVRVDTDQLCAAIKDVFQDTRSVLEPSGALSVAGAKVYAEREKLKGETLVAITSGANMNFDRLRFVAERAEVGEAREAVFAVTIPEARGSFKRFTEVVGSRNVTEFNYRISEASSAHIFVGIQMHNRDEGERIKAGFERHGFPTLDLSNDELSKQHIRYMVGGRSALASHEVLYRFEFPERPGALMKFLSAMSPNWNISLFHYRNQGADYSNILVGIQVPNDEKAAFRDFLATLGYPYWDESDNPVYKLFLG; encoded by the coding sequence ATGTCTGACGCAGCTCCCGACTATCTGAAGAAGATCCTGACCGCCAAAGTCTACGACGTCGCTTTTGAGAGCGAACTCGAACCGGCTCGCACGCTTTCCATGCGGCTGCACAATCGAATTTATCTCAAGCGCGAAGACAACCAGACGGTGTTCTCCTTCAAGATTCGGGGCGCTTACAACAAGATGGCCAACCTCAGCGAGGCCGAGCGCGAGCGCGGCGTGCTGACCGCGTCCGCCGGGAACCACGCGCAGGGCGTTGCCTACTCGGCGGCGCGTCTGGGCTGCAAGGCCGTCATCGTCATGCCGGTCACCACGCCACAGGTCAAGATCGACGCCGTGAAAACCCACGGCGGGCGCGCCGTCGAAGTCGTGCTCGCGGGCGACTCCTATAGCGACGCCTATGCCCACGCCATGACGCTGCAAGCCGAGCGCGGCCTGACCTTCGTACCGCCATTCGACGACCCCGACGTCATCGCCGGTCAGGGCACCATCGGCATGGAAATTCTGCGTCAGCATCAGGGCCCGCTGCATGCCATCTTCGTGCCCATCGGCGGCGGCGGACTGGCGGCCGGTATCGCCGCCTACGTCAAAGCCGTGCGTCCGGAGATCAAAGTCATCGGCGTGCAGTCGGTCGACTCCGACGCCATGGCGCAATCCATCCACGCCGGTGAGCGCGTCCTGCTCAACGACGTCGGTCTGTTCGCCGACGGTACTGCCGTCAAATACGTCGGCGAAGAAACGTTCCGCCTGTGCAGCGAGCATCTCGACGAAGTCGTGCGTGTCGACACCGACCAGTTGTGCGCCGCCATCAAGGATGTCTTCCAGGACACCCGCAGCGTGCTGGAGCCGTCCGGCGCGCTGTCCGTGGCGGGCGCGAAGGTGTATGCCGAGCGCGAAAAGCTCAAGGGCGAAACGCTCGTCGCGATCACCTCCGGGGCCAACATGAACTTCGACCGCCTGCGCTTCGTCGCCGAGCGCGCCGAAGTCGGCGAAGCACGCGAAGCCGTGTTCGCCGTCACCATTCCGGAGGCACGCGGCAGCTTCAAGCGCTTCACCGAAGTGGTGGGCAGCCGCAATGTGACCGAGTTCAACTACCGAATTAGCGAAGCGTCCAGCGCCCACATCTTCGTGGGTATCCAGATGCACAACCGCGACGAAGGCGAGCGCATCAAGGCCGGTTTCGAGCGTCACGGCTTCCCGACGCTCGATCTCTCGAACGACGAACTCTCGAAGCAGCACATCCGTTACATGGTGGGCGGTCGCTCGGCACTGGCCAGTCACGAAGTGCTGTACCGCTTCGAGTTTCCGGAGCGGCCGGGCGCGCTGATGAAGTTCCTCTCGGCCATGAGCCCGAACTGGAACATCAGCCTGTTCCATTACCGGAATCAGGGCGCGGACTACAGCAATATCCTCGTGGGCATCCAGGTCCCGAACGACGAGAAGGCTGCGTTCCGCGACTTCCTCGCAACGCTCGGCTATCCTTACTGGGACGAAAGCGATAACCCCGTGTACAAGCTGTTCCTTGGGTAA
- a CDS encoding nucleotidyltransferase family protein codes for MTRPSTPPVAILLAGGLGTRFDAAGRRNKLLAPLPGDPLNRPVALASAHALLAALPRVIAVVRPDSAELENVLLQAGCEVVMSHATKRGMGATLAAGINAASDEDPPPGLEHLDGWLVALADMPYIHPNTLRAIANGLTSSEAIVAPSYRGQRGHPVAFGSAYTSRLAALDGDIGARDLLISEHITIVDVDDAGIVRDIDTPDDLR; via the coding sequence ATGACCCGACCCTCGACGCCGCCCGTGGCCATTCTACTGGCAGGCGGACTCGGTACCCGCTTCGACGCGGCGGGGCGCCGGAACAAGCTGCTCGCGCCGCTGCCCGGAGATCCCCTGAACCGACCCGTTGCCCTCGCCAGCGCGCATGCGCTGCTGGCCGCATTGCCGCGCGTGATCGCGGTTGTGCGCCCGGACTCGGCCGAACTGGAGAACGTGCTGTTGCAGGCGGGTTGTGAAGTCGTCATGAGCCACGCCACCAAGCGCGGCATGGGCGCGACGCTCGCGGCGGGCATCAACGCCGCATCCGACGAAGATCCGCCGCCGGGCCTCGAACATCTCGACGGCTGGCTCGTCGCGCTGGCCGACATGCCCTACATCCACCCGAATACCCTGCGCGCGATCGCGAACGGCCTCACGTCGTCCGAAGCCATCGTCGCGCCGAGTTATCGGGGACAGCGCGGCCATCCCGTCGCGTTCGGTTCCGCCTATACCTCGCGTCTTGCCGCCCTCGATGGCGACATCGGCGCGCGCGACCTGTTGATTAGCGAGCACATTACGATCGTCGATGTCGACGACGCCGGAATCGTGCGCGACATCGACACCCCAGACGACCTACGCTAG
- a CDS encoding YqaA family protein, with protein sequence MESFITWLLGVLALPGVGLPAIFVVSFLSATLLPMGSEPALFGYVALNPHMFWAAIVVASVGNTLGGMLDWWMGFAASRAFVRLKARRRAHARAAAGGLTVAAGTSGGKGSESEAVSAPDGNPPMSARYTRWMRRFGPPLLLLSWLPIVGDPLCTLAGWLRLSWRSCLVYIAIGKTLRYITITYLMLSVPESFWQGIFAPFKHLLVG encoded by the coding sequence ATGGAGTCGTTCATCACCTGGCTGCTGGGCGTGTTGGCGTTGCCCGGCGTGGGCCTGCCCGCCATTTTTGTCGTGTCGTTTCTCTCCGCCACACTGCTGCCGATGGGCTCGGAACCCGCGCTGTTCGGCTACGTGGCGCTCAATCCGCACATGTTCTGGGCCGCTATTGTCGTGGCGAGCGTGGGCAATACGCTCGGCGGCATGCTGGACTGGTGGATGGGGTTCGCGGCGAGTCGCGCGTTCGTGCGGCTCAAGGCGCGCCGACGGGCGCATGCGCGGGCTGCTGCTGGCGGTTTGACGGTTGCGGCCGGGACTTCAGGCGGGAAAGGCTCGGAAAGCGAGGCAGTGTCTGCTCCAGACGGCAACCCGCCGATGAGCGCACGCTACACGCGCTGGATGCGCCGCTTCGGACCGCCCCTGCTTCTGCTCTCCTGGTTGCCCATTGTCGGCGATCCACTCTGCACGCTCGCCGGATGGCTCCGGCTCTCGTGGCGTTCATGCCTCGTCTACATCGCCATCGGCAAGACACTCCGCTACATCACCATCACCTACCTGATGCTGAGTGTGCCCGAATCGTTCTGGCAAGGTATCTTCGCGCCGTTCAAGCATCTGCTCGTCGGGTGA
- a CDS encoding xanthine dehydrogenase family protein molybdopterin-binding subunit has translation MRELRFSQRPGVAVGDFTGVSRRGFLKTSAIAAGGLMLEMSLPGMMRTASAQGAAPAAVVPSAFVHIAPDDTVTIQVNRLDFGQGVQTALPMLVAEELDCDWSKVRGELAPAADVYKDPMFGIQMTGGSGSIAHSWMQYRRIGASARAMLIAAAAQQWKVPADQLRTEKGVVLGPNGKRATYGSLAATAQAMPVPANVALKDPSAFRLLGKPTGRLDAKAKSTGTPMYGMDFKLPNLKVAVVARPPVFGAKVKTFDARAAKAVKGVRDVLEIPDDRGGTAVAVIADGYWQAKTGRDALKAEWDTSGVEHVDTTAQLAKYKEMAKTPGTVAIDADVSKLKGAPKTLVAEYSFPYLAHAPMEPLNCTVQMSDKGAEVWTGTQFQTVDQAAIARTLDLKPEQVKLHTLMAGGGFGRRAVPTSDYGVEAARVAKAWRRAGHREPVKVIWSREDDIHGGYYRPMYVHRAEIGLDAKGNVLAWNHAIVGQSILAGTPFEKMMVKNGVDGTSVEGVSGTPYAVPLRLTLHSPKVNVPVLWWRSVGNTHTAFVMETLIDELAKHAGQDPVAYRYALLGDKHPRHREALALAVERSGYGKTKLPAGQAWGVAVHESFDSVVAYVVVAEMHNNAPRLVSAVAGVHCNFAVNPLTVAAQVEGAALMGLGTTLPGAAITMKDGEVEQSNFHQYTVARLTDMPAISVHVVSSGDAPTGMGEPGLPPLAPAYANAVFALTGKRQRALPFELTSA, from the coding sequence ATGCGCGAACTTCGTTTCTCCCAACGTCCCGGCGTGGCCGTGGGCGACTTCACCGGCGTGAGCCGTCGTGGCTTCCTGAAGACGTCTGCCATTGCAGCGGGCGGCCTGATGCTCGAAATGTCGCTGCCCGGCATGATGCGTACGGCCAGTGCGCAGGGTGCGGCCCCGGCAGCGGTGGTGCCGTCCGCCTTCGTGCACATCGCCCCGGACGACACCGTCACCATTCAGGTCAACCGCCTCGATTTCGGACAAGGCGTGCAAACGGCGCTGCCGATGCTCGTCGCAGAAGAACTCGATTGCGACTGGTCGAAGGTCCGTGGCGAGTTGGCCCCGGCCGCCGACGTCTACAAAGACCCGATGTTCGGCATCCAGATGACGGGCGGCTCCGGCTCCATTGCGCATTCGTGGATGCAGTACCGGCGCATCGGCGCGTCGGCGCGCGCCATGCTGATTGCGGCAGCGGCGCAGCAATGGAAAGTCCCGGCCGACCAGTTGCGCACCGAGAAGGGCGTCGTGCTCGGCCCGAATGGCAAGCGCGCCACCTACGGCAGCCTCGCCGCCACGGCGCAGGCCATGCCGGTACCGGCCAACGTTGCGCTCAAGGATCCGTCCGCCTTCCGTCTGCTCGGCAAGCCGACGGGGCGCCTGGACGCCAAAGCCAAGTCGACCGGCACGCCGATGTACGGCATGGACTTCAAGCTGCCGAACCTCAAAGTGGCCGTTGTGGCGCGTCCGCCGGTGTTCGGCGCCAAGGTGAAGACGTTCGACGCCAGGGCGGCAAAGGCCGTCAAGGGCGTGCGCGACGTCCTTGAAATTCCGGACGACCGTGGCGGCACCGCCGTTGCCGTCATCGCCGATGGCTACTGGCAGGCGAAGACTGGCCGAGATGCGCTCAAGGCCGAATGGGACACCAGTGGCGTCGAGCATGTCGACACCACGGCGCAGTTGGCCAAGTACAAGGAAATGGCGAAGACGCCGGGCACCGTCGCCATCGACGCCGACGTCTCCAAACTCAAGGGGGCGCCGAAAACGCTCGTGGCCGAGTACAGCTTTCCGTACCTCGCCCATGCCCCGATGGAACCCCTGAACTGCACCGTGCAGATGTCGGACAAGGGCGCGGAAGTGTGGACCGGTACGCAGTTCCAGACCGTCGATCAGGCAGCGATTGCACGCACGCTCGACCTCAAGCCTGAGCAGGTCAAACTGCATACGCTCATGGCGGGCGGGGGATTTGGCCGTCGCGCGGTGCCGACGTCCGATTACGGTGTCGAAGCGGCGCGGGTCGCGAAGGCGTGGCGTCGTGCGGGCCATCGCGAGCCGGTCAAGGTGATCTGGAGCCGGGAAGACGACATTCACGGCGGCTACTACCGTCCGATGTACGTGCATCGTGCCGAGATCGGTCTGGATGCCAAGGGCAATGTACTTGCGTGGAATCACGCCATCGTCGGCCAGTCGATTCTGGCGGGCACGCCGTTCGAGAAGATGATGGTGAAGAACGGCGTCGACGGCACGAGTGTCGAGGGCGTCTCCGGCACCCCATACGCCGTGCCGTTACGCCTGACGCTGCACAGCCCGAAGGTCAACGTGCCGGTGTTGTGGTGGCGTTCGGTGGGCAACACCCACACGGCGTTCGTGATGGAGACGTTGATCGACGAGTTGGCGAAGCATGCGGGCCAGGACCCGGTCGCGTATCGCTATGCGTTGTTGGGCGACAAGCATCCGCGCCACCGTGAGGCGTTGGCGTTGGCTGTGGAGCGTTCGGGTTACGGCAAGACCAAACTCCCCGCGGGGCAGGCATGGGGCGTAGCGGTGCATGAGTCGTTCGACTCTGTGGTGGCCTACGTCGTCGTTGCGGAGATGCACAACAATGCGCCGCGACTGGTCAGCGCCGTAGCCGGTGTTCACTGCAACTTCGCGGTGAACCCGTTGACGGTCGCGGCGCAGGTCGAGGGGGCGGCGTTGATGGGATTGGGCACGACGTTGCCGGGTGCGGCGATCACGATGAAGGATGGGGAGGTTGAGCAGAGCAACTTCCATCAGTACACCGTGGCGCGGTTGACGGACATGCCTGCGATCAGCGTGCATGTCGTGAGTTCGGGCGATGCGCCGACGGGGATGGGCGAGCCGGGGTTGCCGCCGTTGGCGCCGGCGTATGCGAACGCCGTCTTTGCATTGACGGGCAAGCGTCAGCGCGCGTTGCCGTTCGAGCTCACGAGCGCATAA
- a CDS encoding (2Fe-2S)-binding protein: MAWFQLNGKTVKVDVDPATPLLWTLRDALNMTGTKFGCGMALCGACTVHLDGQPIRSCVTPVSAVEGKKITTIENVGADPVGAAVQAAWVKHDVPQCGYCQSGQIMSATALLRDNKSPNDEQIDTAMAGNICRCGTYARIRAAIKDAASSLA, translated from the coding sequence ATGGCTTGGTTCCAACTGAACGGCAAAACGGTGAAGGTCGACGTCGACCCCGCCACTCCCCTGCTCTGGACCTTGCGCGACGCGCTTAACATGACCGGCACCAAGTTCGGCTGCGGCATGGCGTTGTGCGGTGCCTGTACCGTCCACCTCGACGGCCAGCCGATCCGTAGCTGCGTCACCCCCGTCTCTGCCGTCGAAGGCAAGAAGATCACCACCATCGAGAACGTCGGTGCCGATCCGGTCGGCGCTGCCGTACAGGCCGCATGGGTCAAGCACGACGTGCCGCAGTGCGGCTACTGCCAGAGCGGCCAGATCATGTCGGCCACCGCCCTGCTGCGCGATAACAAGTCGCCGAACGACGAACAGATCGATACCGCGATGGCGGGCAACATCTGCCGTTGCGGCACGTACGCCCGCATTCGCGCGGCCATCAAAGACGCCGCATCGTCGCTGGCCTGA